The sequence GAGTCCAAAAACCCAATTCGCAAGACACAATCGAAGTATCTTACTCTCTAGTTTCTAGTTACTGCTTCCCTGCACAACCTTCTAAACCCAGATCCAATATTCACTCACTTATTTCCCTATCTACGTTTATCTAGTCACTCTTTGTGAAAATGTCAAAAAGCATATGCAATCTCAACCTTTCTCTACAGTATCTCCTTTTGATGATCACTTTACTGTTGCTTAAAGTAGATTCAAGAACGCACCCTGGAGACGTACGAGTGCTCAAGGATCTAAAGCATGGGTTGCACCCCGAGTCCATAGCTCCCGGATCTTGCTTGAGCTCGTGGGACTTCTCAGTGGATCCATGCGACCATATCTTCAGTGACAGATTCACTTGTGGGTTCAGGTGTGACTGGTTTGCTTCTGGTTTCTTCCGAGTCACTGAGATCACTCTTGACCCAGTGGGTTACTCTGGTTTACTCTCTTCAACCACCTGGAATCTGCCTTACTTGCAAATTCTTGATGTATCAGACAACTCCTTCTATGGCTCAATCCCAGACTCACTTTCCAACCTCACTCGGCTCCGTCGACTGAGTCTCTCAATGAACTTGCTTTCTGGAAAAATGCCCGTCTCTCTCGTGTCTCTGGCCCACCTCGAAGAGCTTTATCTTGATAGCAACAGTCTCCATGGATCCATACCATCAAGCTTCAACTCTCTTGTAAGCTTGAAAAGGCTTGAAATCCAAGAAAACAATCTCTCTGGCGAGTTTCCTGATCTGGGTGCTCTCAAAGACCTGAATTATCTTGATGCTAGTGACAACCAAATATCTGGTGAAGTTCCTTCAACACTACCGGT is a genomic window of Populus alba chromosome 5, ASM523922v2, whole genome shotgun sequence containing:
- the LOC118062081 gene encoding uncharacterized protein → MSKSICNLNLSLQYLLLMITLLLLKVDSRTHPGDVRVLKDLKHGLHPESIAPGSCLSSWDFSVDPCDHIFSDRFTCGFRCDWFASGFFRVTEITLDPVGYSGLLSSTTWNLPYLQILDVSDNSFYGSIPDSLSNLTRLRRLSLSMNLLSGKMPVSLVSLAHLEELYLDSNSLHGSIPSSFNSLVSLKRLEIQENNLSGEFPDLGALKDLNYLDASDNQISGEVPSTLPVSLVELSMRNNNLRGKLPVNVSDLEFLQVLDLSHNKLSGPILSVLFDHPSLQQLTLSHNNFTFLQVPGTVGLTSKLIALDSSYNDLRGILPGFLCSMPKLSSLSLENNKFTGMIPSQYALKVAVPRSNSSSLERLLLGGNYLFGPIPSALMGLKPGSANVSLVDNCLYRCPDTFFFCQGGNQKSLVDCKKRFETVIPLD